Proteins encoded together in one Chitinophaga sp. LS1 window:
- a CDS encoding metalloprotease family protein → MIFVPGIYIMLITFPGVVVHEFAHQLFCRIFGVAIFEVKYFQMANPAGYVKHEPVRNPIHQLFICIGPFIINTLLGLTIAFPAAVPVFILGEGNFLDFVMLYFGFSIAMHAFPSTTDAKVLWDTIWHGDNIPLWLKILTVPIVALIYLGAAGSMFMLNLLYGMGIAFGLPVLIMKFLANYY, encoded by the coding sequence ATGATCTTTGTACCCGGTATATATATCATGCTCATCACCTTCCCAGGTGTAGTAGTCCATGAATTCGCGCACCAGTTATTCTGCCGGATCTTCGGCGTTGCAATATTTGAAGTAAAATATTTCCAGATGGCTAACCCCGCCGGCTATGTAAAACATGAACCGGTACGTAATCCCATTCACCAGCTGTTCATCTGCATCGGACCATTTATTATCAATACCTTACTGGGACTGACAATCGCCTTTCCTGCAGCTGTACCCGTATTTATTCTTGGTGAAGGGAACTTCCTGGATTTTGTCATGCTGTACTTTGGGTTCTCTATCGCTATGCATGCCTTTCCCAGCACCACAGATGCCAAAGTGCTGTGGGACACCATCTGGCATGGAGACAATATACCATTATGGCTCAAAATCCTCACCGTTCCCATCGTAGCGCTTATCTACCTGGGTGCAGCAGGATCTATGTTCATGCTGAATTTACTATATGGAATGGGAATCGCGTTTGGCTTACCAGTGCTGATTATGAAATTCCTGGCTAATTATTACTAA
- a CDS encoding enoyl-CoA hydratase-related protein: MNTINLHVQDNIATITLNRPDVYNAFNDEQSYELQDALKQAEKDPQVRAVVLTGAGKAFCSGQDLKAAMEAGDRKLSESLHKRYNPIIRAIRNMPKPVICKLNGVAAGAGCSLALACDLIIASETASMIEIFINIALVLDSGSSYFLPRTVGYHKAFELATKATKLSATEAMELGLVNKVVKGEELDQAVETEALFYANAPTKAIALLKKMLTKGMTEDLDTVLDYEAYCQEIAGKTTDNKEGIKAFIEKRKPVFTGN, from the coding sequence ATGAACACCATCAATCTCCACGTGCAAGACAACATTGCAACCATCACGCTCAATCGCCCCGATGTTTATAACGCATTTAATGATGAACAAAGCTATGAGCTGCAGGACGCCCTGAAGCAGGCAGAAAAAGATCCACAGGTAAGAGCCGTGGTCCTCACCGGTGCCGGCAAAGCCTTTTGCAGCGGACAGGACCTGAAGGCCGCCATGGAAGCCGGCGATCGTAAGCTGAGTGAATCTCTGCACAAACGGTACAACCCTATCATCCGGGCCATCCGCAATATGCCCAAGCCCGTTATCTGCAAATTGAATGGCGTAGCCGCCGGCGCTGGATGCTCGCTGGCACTGGCCTGCGACCTGATCATTGCCAGCGAAACAGCCTCAATGATTGAAATCTTTATCAATATCGCCCTGGTGCTGGATTCCGGATCATCTTATTTCCTGCCCCGTACTGTTGGCTACCACAAAGCGTTCGAGCTGGCCACCAAAGCCACAAAACTCTCTGCCACCGAAGCCATGGAACTGGGACTGGTCAATAAAGTAGTAAAAGGAGAGGAGCTGGATCAGGCTGTTGAGACAGAAGCATTGTTTTATGCCAATGCACCTACCAAAGCCATTGCATTATTAAAGAAAATGCTGACCAAAGGAATGACTGAAGACCTGGATACCGTATTGGATTACGAAGCATACTGCCAGGAAATCGCCGGTAAAACTACCGACAATAAAGAGGGAATCAAGGCATTCATCGAGAAAAGAAAACCTGTCTTCACCGGTAATTAA
- a CDS encoding tetratricopeptide repeat protein — MIENAPNEQEEQECPDACFQCNSPDYEPGYTVRLCKTCRKRFSRYPLKKNILLGTIGLGTLFAVSLYSFQYHFKAAISYEKGITYADNRDFVSAENEFQSILKRYPQNGASKVHLLTAYFYNNKLEAADSIRNELEKNPSLRYKEDLTEEVATFKDLWDKTHAQNPDLATAGECLERNRLPEADSILRKLVHANPTNWTASLLLSKCLRQEQKYTEALSICDRMLSYNHQLPAALAEKATLLKTVK, encoded by the coding sequence ATGATCGAGAATGCCCCCAACGAACAGGAGGAGCAGGAATGCCCTGATGCCTGCTTTCAATGTAATAGCCCGGATTATGAACCTGGCTATACCGTCAGGTTATGTAAAACATGCCGAAAACGATTTAGCCGCTACCCGTTAAAGAAAAATATCTTGCTGGGAACCATCGGGTTAGGTACCCTCTTCGCCGTTTCTCTATACAGCTTCCAGTATCACTTTAAGGCCGCTATCTCTTACGAGAAAGGAATCACTTATGCTGATAACCGGGATTTTGTGTCTGCCGAAAATGAATTTCAATCCATACTTAAGAGGTACCCACAGAACGGTGCTTCCAAAGTTCATCTGCTCACTGCTTATTTTTACAATAATAAATTGGAAGCAGCTGATTCGATAAGAAATGAATTAGAAAAAAATCCATCTCTCAGGTATAAAGAGGATCTGACAGAAGAAGTAGCCACTTTTAAAGATCTGTGGGATAAAACCCACGCTCAAAATCCCGATCTGGCCACTGCCGGGGAGTGCCTCGAAAGAAACCGTCTGCCTGAAGCAGACAGCATATTAAGAAAACTCGTTCATGCTAACCCTACCAACTGGACGGCATCTCTGCTGCTCTCTAAATGTCTGAGACAGGAACAAAAATACACAGAAGCGCTATCCATATGTGATCGCATGCTATCCTATAATCATCAACTCCCAGCTGCGCTCGCAGAAAAAGCGACCCTGCTGAAAACAGTAAAATAA
- a CDS encoding porin family protein, whose amino-acid sequence MKKIFFTLGLLGVSFGIFAQDNTPSTIVSTKAKTGNKHSKDFLVIEFGYVGLTGTGAGNLDTKFNRTFNVALMYDIQLPGSNMSIAPGLGIGSDNYIFNGMTLDITNTSVPSKTSTDAYKKSKLSTTYLEIPLELRFREVPDNANKGFKGAIGLKAGYLLNAHTRTVGSSSGFKVIEKEGSTYWFNTFRLVGTARVGYGNFAIFGTYALNGMFKDNSSYSVNAYSFGISLSGL is encoded by the coding sequence ATGAAGAAAATATTCTTTACGCTTGGTTTACTGGGCGTTTCTTTCGGAATTTTTGCCCAGGATAACACGCCTAGCACTATCGTTTCGACAAAAGCAAAGACGGGCAATAAGCATTCCAAGGACTTCCTGGTGATCGAATTTGGGTATGTTGGCCTGACTGGTACAGGTGCTGGTAACCTCGATACCAAGTTTAACCGGACGTTTAATGTTGCCCTGATGTACGACATACAGCTGCCAGGAAGTAATATGAGCATTGCGCCAGGTTTAGGAATAGGGTCTGACAACTATATTTTTAACGGCATGACGCTGGACATCACGAATACAAGTGTTCCGTCCAAAACTTCTACAGATGCGTATAAGAAATCAAAACTGAGTACTACTTACCTGGAGATCCCTTTGGAACTGCGTTTCCGTGAGGTACCAGACAATGCTAACAAAGGTTTCAAGGGTGCGATTGGTCTGAAAGCGGGTTATCTGCTGAATGCCCATACCCGTACAGTTGGTAGCAGCAGTGGTTTTAAAGTTATTGAAAAAGAAGGCAGTACATACTGGTTTAATACTTTCCGTCTGGTAGGTACAGCAAGAGTAGGTTATGGCAACTTTGCTATATTTGGTACTTATGCGCTGAATGGAATGTTTAAAGATAACAGCTCATATTCAGTAAACGCTTATTCCTTTGGTATCAGCTTGAGCGGCCTCTAG